From a single Bacillus sp. NEB1478 genomic region:
- the thiL gene encoding thiamine-phosphate kinase, which translates to MLRDEFEWIKSITPAHSHQKELLMGIGDDAALWSVDENMDQVVCVDTMVEGVHFTRDTMSPGQVGHKALAVNLSDIAAMGAIPQFYLVSIAISQDWTEEELLAIYEGMGQLANTFKTDLIGGDTVSTNGPIVLTVTVIGKVETGKQLYRKNAKPDDVVFLTGATGDSSAGLQLLLDKTRQHTFNIEEATLTLQHQMPQPHIKQGRLLAKSGFRIALNDVSDGIASELNEIAEASNVTIHIEEETLPVSSVLKRYSKDERLNHQLFGGEDFVLVGTMANQDFIQISSEFAEHSLPIYKIGKVMKAGKAAVYLNRDQQNELLAKKGFNHFRER; encoded by the coding sequence GTGCTTCGTGATGAATTCGAATGGATAAAAAGCATAACACCAGCTCATTCTCATCAAAAAGAACTGCTGATGGGGATAGGAGATGACGCTGCTCTTTGGTCTGTCGATGAAAATATGGATCAAGTCGTTTGCGTTGATACGATGGTGGAAGGTGTTCATTTTACAAGGGACACGATGTCTCCGGGACAAGTTGGTCATAAAGCACTTGCAGTCAATTTAAGTGATATTGCAGCAATGGGAGCTATTCCTCAGTTTTATTTAGTATCGATTGCTATTTCTCAGGATTGGACAGAAGAAGAGCTTCTTGCCATATACGAAGGCATGGGTCAACTTGCGAACACATTTAAAACAGACCTGATCGGCGGAGATACCGTTTCTACAAATGGTCCTATAGTATTAACTGTCACTGTTATTGGAAAAGTAGAAACAGGCAAACAGTTATATCGAAAAAACGCAAAGCCTGATGATGTTGTCTTTTTAACGGGTGCAACAGGCGATTCATCAGCAGGGTTACAGCTGTTGCTTGATAAAACACGTCAACATACATTTAATATAGAAGAGGCTACCTTAACTTTGCAGCATCAAATGCCGCAGCCTCATATTAAACAGGGAAGATTACTTGCGAAAAGCGGTTTTCGAATTGCTTTAAATGATGTGAGTGATGGGATTGCCAGCGAATTAAATGAGATTGCTGAAGCAAGCAATGTTACGATACATATTGAGGAAGAAACACTTCCTGTAAGTTCCGTGTTAAAACGTTACTCAAAGGATGAGAGGCTAAATCATCAATTATTTGGCGGGGAAGATTTTGTGTTAGTCGGAACGATGGCAAATCAAGATTTTATCCAGATCTCATCAGAGTTTGCTGAGCACTCTCTGCCTATATATAAAATAGGAAAAGTAATGAAAGCTGGTAAAGCAGCAGTCTATTTGAATCGCGATCAGCAAAATGAATTACTTGCGAAAAAAGGATTTAATCATTTTAGGGAAAGGTAA
- a CDS encoding amino acid permease has translation MKPKEELHRGLEERHITLMSLGAAIGVGLFLGSASAIEMAGPAILFAYALGGAVMFMIMRALGEMAIEQPVAGSFSRYARNYIGPLSGYLTGWNYWFLWIVTCMAEITAVGIYMKVWYPDVPTWIWALAALVIMAGVNLIAIKAYGEFEFWFALIKIIAIVLMIITGLGMIIFGFGNGGVATGIHNLWSNGGFAPHGIKGILMSMQMVMFAFLGIELIGVTAGEVKNPEKTIAKAVNTVFWRILLFYVGALFVIMSIYPWDQIGTQGSPFVLTFEKLGVGQAAGIINFVVLTAALSSCNSGIFSTGRMLFNLAEQKQAPTKFGKIGKTGVPSVAILVSAAALLVGVVLNYLVPEKVFVWVTSISTFGAIWTWGVILVSQMKFRNSLSTEEKKALKFKMPFFPYGSYIALAILIFVVGIMAYFPDTRIALIVGPLWLALLTAIYYAKGFHKRPENSKKAA, from the coding sequence ATGAAGCCGAAAGAGGAATTACACCGCGGGCTTGAGGAAAGACACATTACATTGATGTCTCTCGGGGCTGCAATTGGAGTAGGCCTATTTTTAGGTTCAGCATCTGCAATTGAGATGGCAGGGCCAGCAATTTTGTTTGCGTATGCTCTAGGTGGAGCAGTAATGTTTATGATTATGAGAGCATTAGGAGAGATGGCAATTGAACAGCCGGTTGCCGGTTCTTTTAGTAGATATGCCAGAAATTACATCGGGCCGTTGTCTGGTTATTTAACTGGATGGAATTATTGGTTCTTATGGATCGTTACATGTATGGCAGAAATCACTGCTGTCGGTATTTATATGAAGGTGTGGTACCCAGATGTTCCAACATGGATCTGGGCATTAGCGGCGCTTGTCATTATGGCAGGAGTCAACTTAATCGCTATTAAGGCTTATGGAGAGTTTGAATTTTGGTTCGCATTAATAAAAATTATTGCAATTGTTCTTATGATTATTACTGGTTTAGGAATGATTATTTTTGGATTTGGTAACGGCGGAGTAGCCACTGGAATCCATAACCTTTGGTCGAATGGCGGATTTGCGCCACATGGAATCAAAGGAATTCTAATGTCGATGCAAATGGTCATGTTCGCCTTTTTAGGTATAGAACTGATCGGAGTAACAGCGGGGGAAGTAAAGAACCCAGAAAAAACGATAGCAAAAGCAGTAAACACTGTGTTTTGGCGTATTTTATTGTTTTATGTAGGAGCATTATTTGTAATCATGTCTATTTATCCTTGGGACCAAATCGGAACACAAGGAAGCCCTTTTGTACTAACGTTTGAAAAACTGGGCGTTGGACAAGCTGCTGGAATTATTAACTTTGTTGTATTAACTGCCGCATTATCCAGCTGTAACAGCGGTATTTTCAGTACAGGACGTATGTTATTTAACCTTGCGGAGCAAAAGCAAGCACCGACGAAATTTGGTAAAATCGGAAAAACGGGAGTACCTTCTGTAGCGATTTTAGTATCTGCTGCAGCACTTTTAGTAGGTGTAGTTCTAAACTACTTAGTACCGGAAAAAGTTTTCGTTTGGGTTACAAGTATCTCTACATTCGGAGCGATTTGGACATGGGGCGTTATTCTTGTGTCTCAAATGAAATTCCGTAACAGTTTAAGTACAGAGGAAAAGAAAGCATTGAAATTTAAAATGCCATTTTTCCCTTATGGATCTTATATTGCACTTGCTATTCTTATCTTTGTTGTCGGGATCATGGCATACTTCCCAGACACAAGAATCGCGTTAATTGTAGGGCCATTATGGCTAGCATTATTAACAGCGATCTATTACGCTAAAGGCTTCCACAAGAGACCTGAAAACTCTAAGAAAGCTGCATAA
- a CDS encoding aminotransferase class I/II-fold pyridoxal phosphate-dependent enzyme, with product MKDVHFDTSTVHAAGHSGVKSVSKIKPIYQTSAFSFSSLDDLEDYFRGKNDYLYTRMNNPNQDDFARGVAQLEQAPAGVVTSSGISAIMVGILAVVQAGDHIVACEDLYGGTYTLLSEELKTFGIESTFVSFEDMNEVENQIRSNTKLIYSESVTNPLLRVEDLEGIAALAKKHGITSMIDNTFATPFVLQPYTQGIDIVVHSATKYLNGHGDVTAGAVVGSEELIAKAKTKMGHLGCNLGPFDAWLASRGLKTLSLRMERHVSNAQALADQLQDTKGIKKVYYPEHVSEKGNGAIVTIELDDNSDVHTFFKSLDWVKIVPTLAGVETTVSYPLGTSHRSLPEDVCEKLGINKNVIRISVGIEDKNDICKVFKDAAEKALASN from the coding sequence ATGAAAGATGTTCATTTCGATACTTCAACAGTACATGCAGCTGGTCATTCCGGGGTTAAGTCTGTAAGCAAAATAAAACCGATCTACCAGACTTCTGCTTTTTCTTTTTCGAGCTTAGATGATTTAGAGGATTATTTTCGCGGTAAGAACGACTATCTATACACAAGGATGAATAACCCGAACCAAGATGATTTTGCTAGAGGGGTTGCACAGTTAGAACAGGCACCTGCTGGAGTTGTTACATCTTCGGGAATTTCGGCGATCATGGTCGGTATTTTAGCTGTAGTACAAGCCGGTGACCATATTGTGGCTTGTGAGGATCTGTATGGCGGTACGTACACACTTCTTTCAGAGGAATTAAAGACCTTTGGAATAGAATCTACATTTGTATCCTTTGAAGACATGAATGAAGTTGAAAACCAGATCCGATCAAATACAAAACTAATTTATTCAGAATCTGTGACGAATCCTCTTTTACGTGTGGAGGATCTCGAGGGAATTGCTGCATTAGCAAAGAAACATGGAATTACATCTATGATCGATAATACATTTGCTACACCTTTTGTTTTACAACCGTATACGCAAGGAATAGATATTGTCGTGCACAGCGCTACGAAATATCTTAACGGACATGGCGATGTTACCGCTGGAGCAGTAGTTGGCAGTGAAGAATTAATTGCTAAAGCTAAAACAAAAATGGGTCATCTCGGCTGCAATTTAGGACCGTTCGATGCGTGGTTAGCTTCAAGAGGATTAAAAACGCTGAGTTTGCGAATGGAGCGTCATGTTTCCAATGCACAAGCATTAGCTGATCAGCTTCAAGATACGAAGGGCATCAAGAAGGTTTATTATCCGGAGCATGTGAGTGAAAAAGGAAACGGTGCTATCGTTACGATTGAATTAGACGATAATAGCGATGTCCATACATTTTTCAAATCCCTGGATTGGGTGAAAATTGTTCCGACTCTTGCTGGAGTTGAAACTACAGTATCTTATCCACTTGGTACTTCACATCGGTCATTGCCAGAGGATGTTTGTGAAAAATTGGGTATAAACAAAAACGTTATCCGGATTTCTGTCGGAATCGAAGACAAGAATGACATTTGCAAAGTCTTTAAAGATGCTGCTGAAAAAGCTCTTGCCTCTAATTAG
- a CDS encoding SprT family protein — MTDLELQKLTESLSAEYFNKPFRHEATFNKRLRTTGGRYLLKSHNIELNPHLYAEFGMEELIGVIKHELCHYHLHIEKRGYKHADADFKVLLKKVGGSRFCQSVPGKRRTESYKYHYICKDCMQSYKRKRLIDTKRYVCGKCRGKLKQVSSK, encoded by the coding sequence ATGACTGATCTAGAACTGCAGAAATTAACGGAAAGCCTCTCAGCGGAATACTTCAATAAACCGTTCCGGCATGAGGCAACTTTTAATAAAAGACTGCGCACAACAGGCGGTCGTTACCTTTTAAAATCCCATAATATCGAATTAAATCCGCACCTTTATGCAGAGTTTGGGATGGAAGAATTGATCGGCGTTATAAAGCATGAACTTTGCCATTACCATCTTCATATTGAAAAAAGAGGTTATAAGCATGCTGACGCTGATTTTAAAGTGTTGTTAAAAAAAGTCGGGGGATCACGTTTCTGCCAATCGGTTCCAGGAAAGAGGAGGACGGAGAGTTATAAATATCACTATATATGCAAAGACTGTATGCAGTCCTATAAAAGAAAGCGGCTAATTGATACAAAAAGATATGTATGCGGGAAGTGCCGTGGAAAATTGAAACAGGTTTCTTCAAAATAG
- the cmpA gene encoding cortex morphogenetic protein CmpA produces the protein MPTWFKRQLRRAYYQKDRYQIRLLNQCWFFYNRKHSSSEE, from the coding sequence ATGCCTACATGGTTCAAAAGACAGCTCCGCCGCGCATATTACCAGAAAGATCGCTACCAAATCCGTTTATTAAATCAGTGCTGGTTCTTTTATAATCGAAAGCACTCCTCCAGTGAAGAATAA
- a CDS encoding Tex family protein translates to MGQPVNEQALLVIEKELNIKGKQINQVIGLLEEGNTVPFIARYRKELTGGLDEVQIKDIMDRWTYLQNLASRKEEVIRLIDDQGKLTDELAASINNAQKLQEIEDLYRPYKQKRRTKATVAKEKGLEPLALWLLEQRNENPLDAARSYINEDKEVLSAEDAIQGAKDIIAEMLSDDADMRKWIREDTFSKGEIKTEGKNTEADEKKVFEMYYEYQEPIRKIVPHRVLAANRGEKEDILKVGISTPSELIISKMDRKTVKRSDSPAVPYIREAIEDAYKRLIAPSIEREIRAALTEQAEERAIHIFSENVRSLLLQAPLKGKVVLGVDPAYRTGCKLGVVDETGKVLHIQTIYPTPPRSEVEKSAAVVKQLIDKYDIEIAAIGNGTASRETEQFIAETLKDLPKSVAYVIVNEAGASVYSASTVAREEFPDLQVEERSAVSIARRLQDPLAELVKIDPKSIGVGQYQHDVSQKRLGEEISFVVETAVNQVGVNVNTASSSLLQYVSGLSKTVAQNIIVKRNEVGKFQNRKELKKIPRLGAKTYEQCIGFLRVMEGDQPLDQTGIHPESYTGTISLLKELGFTTKDIGTEALAEILKTISLEETSAKLDIGVPTLKDIIDGLTKPGRDPRDNFSGPVLKTDVLKMEDLSAGMELQGTVRNVVDFGAFVDIGVKQDGLVHISKLTNRFVKNPMDVVSVGQVVTVWVDSVDVAKQRIALTMIAPKKG, encoded by the coding sequence TTGGGACAACCTGTGAATGAACAAGCATTACTTGTCATCGAAAAGGAATTGAACATTAAAGGGAAACAAATTAATCAAGTGATCGGCTTATTGGAAGAGGGGAATACGGTTCCTTTTATCGCGCGTTACCGTAAAGAATTAACAGGTGGTCTTGATGAAGTTCAGATCAAAGATATTATGGATCGCTGGACATACCTTCAAAATCTTGCTTCCCGAAAAGAAGAAGTAATCCGTCTCATAGACGATCAAGGGAAACTTACAGATGAACTAGCAGCATCCATTAACAACGCTCAAAAACTTCAAGAAATAGAAGATTTGTATCGTCCATACAAACAAAAGCGGCGTACAAAAGCGACAGTTGCAAAAGAAAAAGGATTAGAGCCATTAGCTTTGTGGTTATTAGAACAACGAAATGAAAATCCTTTGGACGCTGCGAGATCATACATAAATGAGGATAAAGAGGTATTGTCTGCTGAAGATGCCATTCAAGGTGCGAAAGATATTATTGCTGAAATGTTATCTGACGATGCAGATATGCGAAAATGGATTCGCGAAGACACATTCTCGAAAGGCGAGATAAAAACAGAAGGTAAAAATACAGAGGCCGACGAGAAGAAAGTATTTGAAATGTACTATGAATACCAAGAACCAATCCGAAAAATCGTTCCTCACAGAGTTTTAGCGGCAAACCGCGGTGAGAAAGAAGATATTTTAAAGGTTGGAATCAGTACTCCATCTGAACTAATCATCTCGAAAATGGATCGTAAAACGGTAAAAAGATCTGATTCTCCGGCTGTCCCTTATATTCGTGAAGCCATTGAAGATGCTTATAAACGATTAATAGCGCCGTCTATCGAAAGAGAGATTCGCGCAGCGTTAACAGAACAAGCGGAAGAACGCGCAATACACATATTTTCTGAAAATGTAAGAAGTCTTTTGCTTCAGGCACCTCTAAAAGGTAAAGTGGTTTTAGGTGTCGACCCTGCTTACCGAACAGGCTGTAAGTTAGGGGTTGTAGATGAAACGGGAAAGGTTCTTCACATTCAAACCATCTATCCTACACCGCCGCGTTCAGAAGTGGAGAAATCTGCAGCAGTCGTAAAACAGCTGATTGATAAATATGATATTGAAATTGCTGCGATCGGAAATGGTACAGCATCACGCGAAACAGAACAATTTATTGCAGAAACGCTAAAAGATCTGCCGAAATCTGTTGCGTATGTCATTGTAAATGAAGCGGGAGCAAGTGTATATTCAGCATCGACTGTAGCTCGCGAAGAGTTCCCGGATCTGCAAGTAGAGGAAAGAAGTGCAGTTTCTATCGCCCGCAGACTTCAGGATCCTTTAGCAGAACTCGTGAAAATCGATCCAAAATCAATTGGTGTTGGACAATATCAGCACGATGTTTCTCAAAAGCGTTTGGGTGAAGAAATCTCATTTGTTGTTGAAACAGCGGTTAACCAAGTCGGTGTAAATGTAAATACAGCATCATCCTCACTGCTTCAATATGTTTCGGGATTATCTAAAACAGTAGCTCAAAACATTATCGTAAAAAGAAATGAAGTCGGTAAATTCCAGAACCGAAAAGAACTGAAGAAGATTCCACGCCTAGGTGCGAAAACTTATGAACAATGTATCGGATTTTTGCGCGTTATGGAAGGCGATCAGCCATTGGATCAAACAGGCATCCATCCGGAAAGCTATACAGGAACGATTTCTTTATTGAAAGAATTAGGTTTTACAACAAAAGATATCGGGACAGAAGCACTTGCTGAGATATTAAAGACGATTTCACTTGAAGAAACTTCTGCTAAACTGGATATAGGCGTGCCAACATTAAAAGACATCATCGATGGACTAACAAAACCTGGCCGTGACCCTCGTGATAATTTTTCAGGACCTGTTCTAAAAACAGATGTACTTAAAATGGAAGATCTATCAGCAGGGATGGAACTGCAAGGGACTGTTCGAAATGTGGTAGACTTTGGGGCCTTTGTAGATATTGGAGTCAAACAGGATGGGCTTGTCCATATTTCAAAATTGACAAACCGTTTTGTAAAAAATCCAATGGATGTTGTAAGTGTCGGTCAAGTTGTAACCGTTTGGGTAGACTCGGTCGATGTAGCCAAACAAAGAATTGCATTAACAATGATAGCTCCTAAAAAGGGATAA